The following are encoded in a window of Flavobacterium cupriresistens genomic DNA:
- a CDS encoding T9SS type A sorting domain-containing protein, which produces MRIKLLIIFFSTSLFASAQKLLFTYDLSGNQTIRELCLNCSNSGKKVNEDLKDIAALNAQDLLKFSQEDVISYYPNPVKEELYLTWQLTDEIYVSAIQIFNLNGQNLSSSTESKTTNNQNLSFRQYPAGVYFVTLQYSDGSQKNIKIIKN; this is translated from the coding sequence ATGAGAATAAAACTACTAATAATTTTTTTTAGCACTTCTTTATTTGCAAGCGCTCAGAAACTACTTTTTACTTATGATTTATCGGGTAACCAAACAATCAGAGAATTGTGTTTAAATTGTTCTAATTCGGGTAAAAAGGTTAATGAAGATTTAAAAGACATTGCGGCTTTAAATGCTCAGGATCTTTTGAAATTTTCACAAGAAGATGTTATATCCTATTATCCGAATCCAGTTAAGGAGGAGCTGTATCTTACATGGCAACTAACGGATGAAATTTATGTTTCAGCAATTCAAATTTTTAATTTGAATGGACAAAATCTTTCTTCAAGTACAGAGAGCAAAACCACGAATAATCAAAATTTATCTTTCCGTCAATACCCAGCTGGTGTTTATTTTGTGACATTACAATATAGTGACGGCAGTCAGAAAAATATAAAAATTATTAAGAATTAA